AAAACTGTCAGGATCGACgaatcccacgacggaccgtcatgggcacgacggaccgtcgagggggtctcgttccaaaacacttagaatttagaaaattGGGTGCTGAGATCGAATCTCTGAACTtagcgacgaaatggcaggacggaccgtcgcaggcacgacggaccgtcacaNNNNNNNNNNNNNNNNNNNNNNNNNNNNNNNNNNNNNNNNNNNNNNNNNNNNNNNNNNNNNNNNNNNNNNNNNNNNNNNNNNNNNNNNNNNNNNNNNNNNNNNNNNNNNNNNNNNNNNNNNNNNNNNNNNNNNNNNNNNNNNNNNNNNNNNNNNNNNNNNNNNNNNNNNNNNNNNNNNNNNNNNNNNNNNNNNNNNNNNNNNNNNNNNNNNNNNNNNNNNNNNNNNNNNNNNNNNNNNNNNNNNNNNNNNNNNNNNNNNNNNNNNNNNNNNNNNNNNNNNNNNNNNNNNNNNNNNNNNNNNNNNNNNNNNNNNNNNNNNNNNNNNNNNNNNNNNNNNNNNNNNNNNNNNNNNNNNNNNNNNNNNNNNNNNNNNNNNNNNNNNNNNNNNNNNNNNNNNNNNNNNNNNNNNNNNNNNNNNNNNNNNNNNNNNNNNNNNNNNNNNNNNNNNNNNNNNNNNNNNNNNNNNNNNNNNNNNNNNNNNNNNNNNNNNNNNNNNNNNNNNNNNNNNNNNNNNNNNNNNNNNNNNNNNNNNNNNNNNNNNNNNNNNNNNNNNNNNNNNNNNNNNNNNNNNNNNNNNNNNNNNNNNNNNNNNNNNNNNNNNNNNNNNNNNNNNNNNNNNNNNNNNNNNNNNNNNNNNNNNNNNNNNNNNNNNNNNNNNNNNNNNNNNNNNNNNNNNNNNNNNNNNNNNNNNNNNNNNNNNNNNNNNNNNNNNNNNNNNNNNNNNNNNNNNNNNNNNNNNNNNNNNNNNNNNNNNNNNNNNNNNNNNNNNNNNNNNNNNNNNNNNNNNNNNNNNNNNNNNNNNNNNNNNNNNNNNNNNNNNNNNNNNNNNNNNNNNNNNNNNNNNNNNNNNNNNNNNNNNNNNNNNNNNNNNNNNNNNNNNNNNNNNNNNNNNNNNNNNNNNNNNNNNNNNNNNNNNNNNNNNNNNNNNNNNNNNNNNNNNNNNNNNNNNNNNNNNNNNNNNNNNNNNNNNNNNNNNNNNNNNNNNNNNNNNNNNNNNNNNNNNNNNNNNNNNNNNNNNNNNNNNNNNNNNNNNNNNNNNNNNNNNNNNNNNNNNNNNNNNNNNNNNNNNNNNNNNNNNNNNNNNNNNNNNNNNNNNNNNNNNNNNNNNNNNNNNNNNNNNNNNNNNNNNNNNNNNNNNNNNNNNNNNNNNNNNNNNNNNNNNNNNNNNNNNNNNNNNNNNNNNNNNNNNNNNNNNNNNNNNNNNNNNNNNNNNNNNNNNNNNNNNNNNNNNNNNNNNNNNNNNNNNNNNNNNNNNNNNNNNNNNNNNNNNNNNNNNNNNNNNNNNNNNNNNNNNNNNNNNNNNNNNNNNNNNNNNNNNNNNNNNNNNNNNNNNNNNNNNNNNNNNNNNNNNNNNNNNNNNNNNNNNNNNNNNNNNNNNNNNNNNNNNNNNNNNNNNNNNNNNNNNNNNNNNNNNNNNNNNNNNNNNNNNNNNNNNNNNNNNNNNNNNNNNNNNNNNNNNNNNNNNNNNNNNNNNNNNNNNNNNNNNNNNNNNNNNNNNNNNNNNNNNNNNNNNNNNNNNNNNNNNNNNNNNNNNNNNNNNNNNNNNNNNNNNNNNNNNNNNNNNNNNNNNNNNNNNNNNNNNNNNNNNNNNNNNNNNNNNNNNNNNNNNNNNNNNNNNNNNNNNNNNNNNNNNNNNNNNNNNNNNNNNNNNNNNNNNNNNNNNNNNNNNNNNNNNNNNNNNNNNNNNNNNNNNNNNNNNNNNNNNNNNNNNNNNNNNNNNNNNNNNNNNNNNNNNNNNNNNNNNNNNNNNNNNNNNNNNNNNNNNNNNNNNNNNNNNNNNNNNNNNNNNNNNNNNNNNNNNNNNNNNNNNNNNNNNNNNNNNNNNNNNNNNNNNNNNNNNNNNNNNNNNNNNNNNNNNNNNNNNNNNNNNNNNNNNNNNNNNNNNNNNNNNNNNNNNNNNNNNNNNNNNNNNNNNNNNNNNNNNNNNNNNNNNNNNNNNNNNNNNNNNNNNNNNNNNNNNNNNNNNNNNNNNNNNNNNNNNNNNNNNNNNNNNNNNNNNNNNNNNNNNNNNNNNNNNNNNNNNNNNNNNNNNNNNNNNNNNNNNNNNNNNNNNNNNNNNNNNNNNNNNNNNNNNNNNNNNNNNNNNNNNNNNNNNNNNNNNNNNNNNNNNNNNNNNNNNNNNNNNNNNNNNNNNNNNNNNNNNNNNNNNNNNNNNNNNNNttgtttttctttgttatttgtggagtgcagcaaacgtgccatcgtcttcaactcaaccgcaactctagccagtcttcatcaagccagatttcagggtgagctattgcttctagcttggactggatcttcctcttcatgtcttgatgccttgaagttcggcatggactagctttttacttattttagattcttagatactcttagattagtaatttgaggatagatgttcttgtgatgatgacttccagattttggggataacgattgttaaattttagaagttattaatcgatcttcattaatgatttttaggTCTTCCGCATTAAtatttctgtttattatggttaaaatgttgaggtttagattggttggttcgctcacatagtagggtaagtgtgggtgccactcgcgacccgttttgggtcgtgacaggggTCAAGTTGCATCGGTGGTTGTTCTGACAGAGGATGAGAAGCGTAGGTATGAGAGATTTTGAAAGATGGACCCACCTCAATTTCAGGGTGGGAAGAGTGAGGACGCTCATGAGTTTCTGACTACATGCCGAGAGTTGCTAGAGGTGGTTGGATTAGCTGAGTCACATTGGGTTCGATATGCTACACTCCATCTTCGTGGACCAGCGAGAGAGTGGTGGAGGACTTATTTGGGGGGTTTGCCAATTGGATCTCCtccagtgacttgggagcaGTTTGCTAGTGCATTCTATGATCGTGTTATCCCTTGGAGCGTGAGAGAGGAGAGTcgcttgaggtttgagagtctgAGACAGGATGGTTTATCGGTTACAGAGTATGAGGCACGTTTTTGCCAGTTGTCTAGGCATGCGTTGGCCATTATTCCAGATGAGACAGAGAGTATCCGCAGATTTGTGAGGGGATTGACTTTCTCTATCAGCTCAGTCGTGTTTCGGGCATCTGGAGAGGGGGCTTCTTTCCAGTCCATTTTGAGCGCCGCCAAAGAGGCGGAATtgatggagagagaggagtttggggacCCTAAAAGGGGCCGTACATTAGGTCAGTTTCATGGTGCCTCATCTGGAGGTAGGGGATCACAGTTAGTGAGTGGTTATTTTCAGCAGCGGGCACCTATTCATGCATCTATTCCGACATTTGAGAGTGGCAAGACATCTAGGGGTTCTTATAGCCCGGGTCAGGGCTCGTACGGTTCACAGCAGCGACCTACTGGGCGAGGCAATTGTAGTGGGTTTTCAGGGTCCCCACAGTAGTTTCCAGGTCAGAGActttgttttacttgtggagaTCCTGATCACCTAATGCGGCAGTGTACTGCTCAAAGGGGTCGTGGTGGGCCTCGACCTTATCTTTCATTGCAGACTAGACCACCAGCACCACAGGGTAGAGGTCGTAGCAAAGTTCAATCAGGTAGAGGTGATAGAGTTTCTAGTAGTGGTGTTGCAGCTAAGCAGATTGGGGGTAGAGGTACCACCCAGGCTGGAGGTGGACAAGGATTCCACTACAATGCTTTCCCAGGGAGACCTGAAGCGGAGACCTCTGATGCTGTTATTATAGGTATCATCCCAGTATGCCGTCGACCTGCGCCTGTGTTATTTGATCCAGgttctacattctcttatgtgtctacgtattttgctgctgaatttgatatgatatgtgatagcatgactgtacctattcgtgtttctacacccgtAGGTAAGCCCTTTATGGTGGATCGAGTTTATCGATCctgtcttgtttctttggctgggtatgacacttgggtagactaatcattctggggatggtagactttgatgttattttgggtatggattggctttctccttatcttgttgtccttgattgtaatgctaagactgtGACTTTAGCAATGCCTGGTGTTCCGAGGGTTGAGTGGAAGACTGCTAGTGGTTCTTATTCTAGCAAGATCATCTCTTTTATTCGTGTTCTGAGATTGGTGGAGAGGGGGTATTTGTCTTACTTAGCTTTTATTTAGGATACTAGTGTTGAACCACCTCCCATGGACTCTGGTCCCGTGGTTCAAGATTTTCTCGATATATTTCCTTCTGATCTTCCAAGTGTTCCTCCCGATAGGGATATCGGttttgctattgatttggagccAGGCACTAAGCCTATTTTTATCCCTCCATATCGTATGGCCCCAGTAGAGTTGAAAGGATTGAAGTATCAGTTGcaggatttattgagtaagggttttattcgccctagtgtatcaccttggggtgcccctgtattgtttgtgaagaagaaggatgggactatGAGGATGTGTACTGAttacagacagttgaacaaggtaacagtgaataataagtatcctcttccgcgtattgatgactcatttgatcagttacagggagcatcattgttctttaagattgatttgaggtctgggTATCATCATTTGAAGATTAGGGCATTAGATATCCCTAAGACGGCTTTTTGAAcccggtatgggcattatgagttcctagtgatgtcattcggattgactaatgcccctgtagtattcatggagttgatgaatggggtgtttcgaccataccttgattcttttgtggttgttttcattgatgacatcttggtttacTCCAAGACTTAGGAGGACCATTTCCGATACTTGAGGATTGTACTTCGgaggttgagagaagagaagttgtatgtcaagttctcaaagtgtgagttctggcttACTTCTTTGGCATTCTTAGGACATGtagtgtccaaggagggtattagagtagatcTGGCACAGGCTGAGACAGTTAGAGGCTAGACGcgacctacttcacctactgAGATTAGGAGTTTTGTAGGATTGGCATGACATTATCGACGACTTGTTCAGAGTTTCTCTACTATTGCAAAtccattgactagattgacTCAACATGATGTGGGTTTTCAGTTGTCTGATGAGTGTGAGGAGagctttcaaaagctcaagactttgttgacttctgCTCCTGTGTTGACTTTACCTGATGAGGGTGTAGACTttactgtgtattgtgatgcttcaagAGTTGGACTGGGTGGAgtgttgatgcagaaggggaaagtgattgcttatgcttctcaGCTGGTTAAatcccatgagaagaactaccctactcatgatttggagttggcagctTTGGTAGTACTTAAgttatggcgtcattatttgtatggagtgcatggtGCGATCATCACTGATCATCGGAGTCTTCAGTATATCTTTAGTCAGAGAGACTTGAACTTGAGGCAgcggagatggcttgagttgctaaaggactatgatgtgaccatttTGTATCATCCGGGGAAGGCCAATGTTttggctgatgctttgagtaggaagaTTCCTAGCATGGGGAGTCTTGGATCTCTTAGTATTGAGGAgagaccattggctagagatgttCAGATGTTAGCTAACGGTCTTGTCTGATTGCAGATTTTAGAGGAGAGTGATTggatgattgcttttattgGGGCTCGGTCTTTTTTAGTCGAGCAGATCCGTGCACACCAGTTTAATGATGAAAAGTTATGTCTCATTCGAGACAAAGTATTGAGAGGGGAATCTAAGGAGGCTGTCCTTGATTCTAATGGTGTCATGAGGATCGGAGGCAGGATTTGTATGCCCAAGACAGGCGATTGAATTAGATTAATTCTTGAGGAGGCCCATTGTTCTTGGTATTCCATCCATTCTGGAGCGGCGAAGATATATCATGATCTGAGTCAGCATTACTTGTGGTGTgggatgaagagagatattacagactttgtttcgaggtgtttgacttgccaGCAGGTCAAGTGTGAGCACCAGCGGCCTGGGGGTGTATCTAAGAGgatgcctattcctacttgAAAGTGGGAGCGGATTACTATGGATTTTATTGTGGGTTTGCCTACCACAGTGGGTTGTTATGGCTCTATTTGGGTTGTCGTTGATAGGCTGACCAAGTCTGCCCATTTCATTCCGGTTCGGGTGAAGTATACGGCAGAAAAGTTAGTCGAGCTATATATCAGTCAGATTGTGCGACTACATGGAGTTCCtatttctatcatatcagatcgaggttcactatttacttctcacttCTGGAAGGCATTACAACGTGGTCTGGGTACTCAGTTATATATGAGTAtggcatttcaccctcagacagatggtcaaTCTGAGCGGACCATTCAGGTATTCGAAGATATGCTTCGAGAGTGTGTGATCAATTTTGGTGCTACATGGGATCTACATTTACCCTTTGcagagtttgcctacaataacagttatcactctaATATCcagatggccccatttgaggcgttGTATGGCAGAAGGTGTAGATGTCTGATTGGTTGGTTCGATTCGGTGgagatggactctttggatacAGATTTGCTTAGAGATGCTATGGAGCAAGTTCTTATGATTCAGTATAGACTGTTGATACCTCAGAGTCGACAGAAGAGTTATACAGACCGGAGATTTAGAGCCTTAGTGTTTATGGAAGGTGTTCATGTTTGGCTccgagtatcacccatgaagggtgtgataaggtttggaaagaaaggcAAGTTTAGCTCTAGGTTCATTGGACGTTTTGAAAATTTGAGCCGAGTGGGAGAGGTGCCTATAAGTTGTCCTTGCCACCTAATTTGTCGGCAGTTCAtcctgttttccatgtctctatgcttcggAAGTATATTTCGGATGAATCTCATGTGCTTTCACTTGACTCTGTGGAGTTGGGTCCAGACTTGAcatttgaggaggagcctatagctATTCTGGATAGGCAGGTTCGAAAGCTTAGGACCAAAGAGATTGCTTCAGTGAAGGTGCAATGGGAGCACCAATCAGTGGGAGAGGCAACTTGGGAGACTGAGTCTGACATGCATGCCAGatatcctcaactttttgaagcttcaagtactttcttttactttatgttcgaggacgaacatgatttttagtggtggataatttAATGACCCGTGaggttatttttgtaaaatttaaattattcgtataacttgagttaatttatttatgagtaATTGTAGATAATAGAATTAATAGATAGTTAGTAAGCTAAAGTGATCAGTTTTTTAAGATCTTATACTATTAGGGTCATGTATAAACAAATAAGTTAGCGATTTTGGTCAgtttaataaacaattaatttagGAAATAAGGACAGGCAAAAACCTTACCTGAGCAACGCACAAGAGAGGAAAGGGAAAAAATTCGATCTCCAGGTAACAATTAATAGAGCAATTATTGCAATTGTTTTGTCGTATTGACTCTATGTCAAATGgaatttttgtatgaattgaGAATTTGATTTAGCGGAGTAGTTAATGTTTTATTATGGTTTAGTGTGTCATTCGTGGGATTTTGGGACTACTGGAAGCaccattattttattattattaaatataattagtataGTGATAGTGCTAATAAAGTGGGGGTTACAGGGGTGATTTGTGATGTTGTGCATCTTTCTGAAGGGTTTGGGAAAATAtgatacaaagaaaaaaaatagtgttgTGGCTATTGgtattattatatattcttaGGTTATTAATTGTTGTGTGGAACcctgaaaaaaattattgaaactaGTTGAGTTTTTTAGAGTATTTCAATGTGTAATGATTGTTGTACATGTGTGGATGGAAAATAAGTATTTGGAGAGTGTATTCAAGGGGTATGAGTGAACTGTTGGGAACGGAGGTTGTGCTCCTTCCATGAGTAATCGGTAATttggattaaaattattattattatcacatTCTGAGTTAAGTTTTGGTACATGGgctaggtaattaaatattaaatttatagtaTCATATAAATACCATTTGAATATGATACTTGAAATATTAATTGACGTCAAtaattacaaacttgattataaagttgggtgaatttttaggtcaaggttaaacacataataatgtgggtgttgttagtttcgaaaccttattgtgaatatatacttgaataggtTGCATCAATtcggaagctcaacggaaaggaAAGACTCAAGTCATAGAGTGATTATTCGATTGGCTAAGGCAaatggatttctaaactcttgttaagcgtatgaaattcgtgtatttccttgtgtggtgtTGATAATGATTTGGacacttgttgcttatttgttggtgttgtattccttgttgcaaattgtgctttgttatcaaaatggttatctcctcatttttattttagtatgtaATTCACACTTTATTTGAAACATggttgtgataagagttatgtgataagaggatgtaccatttcgagggcgTATTGCGCGCcacgatggatattatattttgaggAACGTATCATGcaccgcgatggttactattatcgagggtttTTTCGTGTGCCgtgacagatgcatggacagatatgtcccccatgggtcccaaATTGAGAGAGAGCGGGTGTGTGTCgttagggaagacatgcatcactatacttgacattgcatctcatggcattacacatttttataattgatgaacttgaatacgtgttttgctgatcttgttagtgtttctctgtgaaaattgtgactgttgaatattgagttgttattgaaaatatgtaaattaatagagtgtggttattgagttgtgtgttcggtaaactgtgagctgtttgTAGTGTGGAGGTTCAGATAGGGTGTAATGAGCACTCATATTTTGTtcccttaacttgtgtttagaagtttgcttgttgggtaccgcgtggtttggtactcaccccttgcttctacaaatttttataGGTTACGATCTCGGATTTTCGTGATACTTTTcattctcttcgtttccgaggcatcttgtggaggattgtgaggtaggtacttgtcatctcagcgaactttcctacccagtttatgactttgtttttacttgaaagataaatttatgttagactcgtatttttattttaattccagtatttacattagaggcttgtgcacgtgactaccaggttttgggaattgaATTAAGTTGAATTGTTTCCGTATTAGTAATCGTTATCAGACTTTGGTTTTATTTCtgcaatttatcaaaattattgggttaggcttacttgtcttggtgggataagacgagtgtcatcacgccCAATTTTGGGTCAGTGACAATAGTCTTGTATCCGTACTATATTATATCAATTTGATAACTTGTAGATCATTACTCATATTTGttattaatatgaaaagtatataattttataaattattatgtttaaataaatttaggctatttatttgaatattttaacatataatataaaactaTATTAATAACGACAATCAAAACTCGAAACACTTTAGATGCAAATATcacaatataatgaaaataatatattcatcagTGTCGATCCTATTTAACAACAATCATATTGAATATTTGATAGCACCCTTATATTATGCTGACTTGGTAATATGTGAACtattagttatttattattattaatatgagtTCTAACTAAATAAGTTTATGAAGTTgcttcaaataaatttaaaatacatatttaaataattttgtaagtttattttaaaaatatttcagtAAAAGTCAAGCAAAACTCAAAACACTTTATATatgataaacataaaataaatatttttatagtttcatTCACGGGAtgaatttaatcaatttaagtgcttaaatataattatttactttcaccatattctaattttttataagaaaagtaaaaaaaagaaaaagtcaagAAGGAGAAGTGAaatgacaaaaagaaaaagaattgaagaagTAATAAAGCATGGGACCGAGAAAATTaatcttttcaaaataattaatactcatactattttgaaaatatcaaaaagttaattttatttaggAGGAAAGGTTATAATAGTCTTTTTCACTATTCTGGCCAAATTTTGGCCACATTTTTCTGGCCATTTAGcacttctctctctctctctctctctctctccctatatatatatatatatatatatatatatatatatacacacacacacacactcacacacacatattgtcacgacccaaaacgggccgcgactggcacccacactttaCCTACTATGNATTCTCTGTAAGtgtttattaagtttttttaattattattgttattattgttattataatttaagtcttgataatattgatatatgtaattaaatattaggtatgTGGTACTATATGAATATCATTAGATTATGATATTGGAGGAATTAAGACCTAATCTTAGACTtgaaacttggaaaatatgataattgaaatattattttggcATCAAAATTTAGTAACTTGATTAAAGATTTGAGTGAGTCTTGGGTCTTAAGATAGACAaatagtaatatgagtgttgtgAGTTTTGGAATCTTATTATGGTCATTTATTGGAATAGATTaatttgagttggaagttcaacaaAAGGGGAAGGTTAAAGTCCAGGAGTGATTGTACGATAGATTGAGGCAAGTGGACTTCTAAgcccttgttaagtgtatgaaattcgtgtatttttCTTATGTATGTGTTCGGGAGTAATAAGACTTGGTAAAGGATTGACTTGTCCACCtttattaattctaatgatgacaAAGGataataaaaggcaatgtgattgaTTGTTTGTGTTTTATGGGTTGAgaatggtacgagtaccggGTGTTATAAAGGCAAGGTTTTATTCCGATAGAATGAGGATTGTAATCCGAGAATCTCAAAGCATATGGGTATTagttgatatattattgacttcaTCTTTGTTGCACCCGTATAACTGTGATAATTGagatgattatatgtcatagagacatttgatttattgaaaTATTGCATCATCCCCATTaattgatatcatattgtgcacatgcattgacatgagattgggtatgagtaaaggtctaacacATGGAGATCGACCGTGTTGAGATCGAGTTAAGattatttgggcacgtggagatcgtccgtgcgatGGGGAAGTTATGATTACAATTTgagcacgtggagatcgtccgtgcgaaatgtgtttgatttatgatagtgcgttgagatcgtccgcacagacatgTGAAGATcatcggtatatggacctcgcgagtccccccatgggtcatgaactcttgatgtatttctgaggagtatcatgtatatacggttgagagagtaCTTGGTATTTGgaggcatatcatttcatgatgtcatattgcattgcattccATGACATACTTCATTCTttatgattatgtattttattggtGATTGAAAAGTATTTGATATTTGGTTATCTCTATTTGATGAACTCGATCTTGTGTTTTGTTGATATTGTGAGTGCCTTTTTGTGGAGGGtgtaattgataaatattgagCTTTTTGCTGAGAATATGTGATTGTTAGAACGTTGTTAATGAGATATGTGCTTGTAAATGGTGAATTGTTAAGTTGGGCtggttttatgcaggttgtattATGAAGGTTAGGTTGGGGTGTAAGAAGTACCCGTATTTATCCCTTTAGCTTAGGTTTAGAGGTTTAcatgctgagtaccgtgtggtttggtactcaccccttacttctacaattttttgtaggttattagCCTTGACCtttgtgatattttctcttcttcttgtcTGAGGCTTCTTATGGAAATTTGTGAGGTAGTTCTTTGTCATCTCGACGGaccttcttactcctatttatgatcttgttctactctAGGAACAATGTCATATGAGACTTGTATCTTTCTTTGATTCatttgtaatactttagaggcttgtacacgtgacaaccaggttttgggaattgaattaagttgaattattattgaACCTTTGTTTTATTTCCACAATTAATTAGGTGATTGGGTTTTGGGCTGACTTATCTTGGTGGGATAATACGAGTGTCATCACACCCATTTCGGGTTGtgacatatttaattattagtttgtattATTTACCCTAGATAATTATAAACCTAAGCAGGAAAACCTTCACATTTAGCACAACCTAAAGGGACGACATAATTTTCCAGGTAAAAGACGTATATGTACgaggaaaggatcaaaatagTCCCTCTTCTTTAGGTTAAGGTTCAAAGTGATCCTTGAGTTTTCACATGGAGCACTAGTAGTCCCTCATGTTTGCAATATTGGTGCACTTTTGGTcctctttcaaaattttacctatttttttgCATTGATTGATCCATAACCTATGGATGGGATGTTCAAtcgtcattttatatatttagtagaaataacaACTCCATATCAAAGAATGTGAGAAGAAAAATACTTTGTTT
This portion of the Solanum pennellii chromosome 12, SPENNV200 genome encodes:
- the LOC107006483 gene encoding uncharacterized protein LOC107006483; the encoded protein is MDFIVGLPTTVGCYGSIWVVVDRLTKSAHFIPVRVKYTAEKLVELYISQIVRLHGVPISIISDRGSLFTSHFWKALQRGLGTQLYMSMAFHPQTDGQSERTIQVFEDMLRECVINFGATWDLHLPFAEFAYNNSYHSNIQMAPFEALYGRRCRCLIGWFDSVEMDSLDTDLLRDAMEQVLMIQYRLLIPQSRQKSYTDRRFRALVFMEGVHVWLRVSPMKGVIRFGKKVHPVFHVSMLRKYISDESHVLSLDSVELGPDLTFEEEPIAILDRQVRKLRTKEIASVKVQWEHQSVGEANRRALQYLTLTRPDRSFTVNKVCQYMHILSISQWASVKRILRYLQHSHHVHLYIPKSTFFSLQAFSDSDWAGSLNDRKSSGGYAIFLGSSLLGTVHQLCVPSPAGSQRTIHVENWVPSQGP